The Chloroherpetonaceae bacterium genome window below encodes:
- a CDS encoding GNAT family N-acetyltransferase — MPEFGAIGSGFAIMDKEVDEMYETYQLPRSRNWVIENPQTELILGGGGIAPLQGAAETICELKKMYFYREIRGKGFGSLLIRRALDEARSFGFKGCYLETLTQMEQAQKLYQKFGFKKLDRPMGNTGHFGCNQYFYIDL; from the coding sequence ATGCCAGAATTTGGTGCGATTGGCTCGGGGTTTGCGATTATGGATAAAGAAGTCGATGAAATGTATGAAACTTATCAGCTTCCACGGTCTCGCAATTGGGTTATTGAAAATCCTCAAACGGAACTCATTTTAGGCGGGGGCGGTATTGCTCCGCTCCAAGGCGCGGCTGAGACTATATGTGAACTCAAAAAAATGTATTTCTACAGAGAAATTCGAGGGAAGGGATTTGGCTCACTTTTGATTCGCAGGGCATTGGATGAAGCCCGTTCATTTGGGTTTAAGGGCTGTTATCTAGAAACTTTAACTCAAATGGAACAAGCGCAGAAACTTTATCAAAAATTTGGGTTCAAGAAATTAGATAGGCCGATGGGAAACACGGGCCACTTTGGATGCAACCAATACTTCTACATAGACCTTTAA
- the murA gene encoding UDP-N-acetylglucosamine 1-carboxyvinyltransferase produces MEKLVIKGGTTLTGSVSVSGSKNTALALMAATLLPASGKTVLSRVPDLRDVHTLSNLLRIIGARVDYESHTMTVSAANISHYEAPYELVKQMRASIYVLGPMLGRFGKARVSLPGGCAFGPRPVDLHLEVMKALGANIELEDGYVVAKSKKKNLTGGSFHFKVSSVGATGNGIMAAVLAKGNSRFTNAAIEPEITALCKMLVMMGAKIDGIGTTTLEIEGVRELYSVRFENLCDRIEAGTLLTAAAITHGKIKLTEVDHKDLTSILKKLEATGCTIKSTENSIELQAPKILEAVNIEAKPFPKFPTDMQAQWTALMTQANGKSKIIDHIYSERFKQVPELNRLGASIEIKGNTAIVSGVKKLKGAKVMSTDLRASASLILAGLVAQGTTEVLRIYHLDRGYEKIEAKLKALGGNVRREQYDEFEKPKTSEDAA; encoded by the coding sequence ATGGAAAAACTTGTCATTAAAGGCGGCACTACTTTAACGGGTAGTGTAAGCGTATCGGGTTCAAAAAATACTGCATTAGCATTAATGGCAGCCACGCTTCTCCCTGCATCCGGAAAAACCGTGTTAAGTCGGGTTCCTGATTTACGTGATGTGCATACGCTTTCAAATTTGCTAAGAATTATCGGAGCTCGTGTTGACTATGAGTCACATACGATGACTGTTTCAGCTGCAAACATCTCTCATTATGAGGCACCTTATGAATTGGTTAAGCAAATGCGTGCTTCAATTTATGTTTTAGGACCGATGCTTGGTAGATTCGGGAAAGCGCGTGTGTCGCTTCCCGGTGGATGCGCCTTTGGCCCACGCCCAGTGGATTTACATTTGGAGGTGATGAAGGCTTTAGGTGCCAACATTGAACTTGAAGATGGTTATGTTGTTGCAAAATCGAAGAAAAAGAATTTAACTGGTGGATCGTTTCACTTTAAGGTGTCTTCCGTCGGTGCAACAGGAAATGGAATTATGGCTGCTGTATTGGCAAAAGGCAACAGCCGATTTACGAATGCTGCGATTGAGCCTGAAATCACCGCGCTTTGCAAGATGCTTGTGATGATGGGCGCAAAAATTGATGGGATTGGAACGACAACACTTGAAATTGAAGGTGTAAGGGAACTTTATTCAGTTCGATTTGAAAACTTATGTGACAGAATTGAAGCAGGTACACTCTTAACAGCAGCGGCTATTACTCACGGCAAGATTAAGCTTACAGAAGTTGACCATAAAGATCTTACTTCAATTCTAAAAAAACTTGAAGCAACTGGTTGCACCATTAAATCGACGGAGAACTCGATTGAACTTCAAGCCCCAAAAATTCTTGAAGCTGTCAATATTGAAGCCAAGCCATTTCCCAAGTTCCCAACGGATATGCAAGCGCAGTGGACTGCTTTGATGACACAAGCCAATGGGAAATCAAAAATTATTGACCATATCTATTCTGAGCGGTTTAAGCAAGTTCCTGAGCTAAACAGACTTGGTGCATCCATTGAAATCAAAGGGAACACGGCAATTGTTTCTGGGGTAAAAAAATTGAAGGGCGCAAAGGTTATGTCAACAGATTTAAGAGCTTCTGCAAGTTTGATTTTAGCCGGTCTTGTTGCTCAAGGAACTACAGAAGTTTTGCGGATCTATCACCTTGACCGAGGGTACGAAAAAATAGAAGCTAAACTCAAAGCTTTAGGCGGAAATGTGCGACGAGAGCAATATGATGAATTTGAAAAACCAAAGACTTCCGAGGATGCGGCTTAA
- a CDS encoding sigma-70 family RNA polymerase sigma factor, protein MLILLSIGTRKKKHTPKKRATKAIETTSKGKKDRGEEIKQKNTEPKRATKSKLALISSGKKDSSKEKKEKLITGKSVPVKPISLKDAVESLNQPKKLTKQAMVASKSETLNKQKTIEPAIPTPLPDVDFESLVPITDDDLSIVTSEKPVSNRITRSEIERQLDFQKEAMIHIDALYNFAVRMTGDPEDANDLVQETYMKAYRFFDSFEKGTNCKAWLFRILKNSYINKYRKESKEPDKVDYDDIKDFYHTVKHSSLDSNDMQEQMFGELLDDEVSRALQNLPDDFKEVVQLCDIEGFTYEEIANMVDCPIGTVRSRLHRGRKILREKLIDYAQQHGYKINPEEWD, encoded by the coding sequence ATGTTGATATTACTTTCAATTGGAACCCGCAAAAAGAAGCATACTCCTAAAAAGAGAGCTACGAAAGCGATTGAAACAACCTCGAAAGGAAAAAAAGATCGCGGTGAAGAAATAAAGCAAAAAAATACAGAGCCCAAAAGAGCTACCAAATCAAAGCTCGCATTGATTAGTTCAGGTAAGAAAGATTCTTCGAAAGAAAAGAAAGAAAAATTAATAACCGGTAAATCAGTGCCGGTGAAGCCCATTTCATTGAAGGACGCTGTAGAAAGCCTAAACCAACCAAAGAAGTTAACGAAACAAGCGATGGTTGCTTCAAAGAGTGAAACGCTGAACAAGCAAAAAACAATCGAACCGGCAATTCCAACTCCATTACCGGATGTTGACTTTGAGTCACTTGTTCCTATCACTGATGATGATCTTTCGATTGTCACTTCAGAAAAGCCTGTTTCAAATCGAATTACCCGTTCAGAAATTGAAAGACAATTGGATTTTCAAAAAGAAGCGATGATTCATATCGACGCATTATACAATTTTGCTGTCCGAATGACCGGTGACCCTGAAGATGCCAATGACCTTGTCCAAGAAACCTATATGAAAGCTTATCGTTTCTTTGACTCCTTTGAAAAAGGAACGAACTGCAAAGCGTGGCTGTTTAGAATCCTTAAGAATAGCTACATCAATAAGTATCGGAAAGAATCCAAAGAGCCTGATAAAGTCGACTACGACGATATAAAGGACTTCTATCATACTGTTAAGCACAGTTCGCTCGATTCTAACGATATGCAAGAACAGATGTTTGGGGAGCTCTTAGATGATGAGGTCTCTCGTGCCTTGCAAAACTTGCCCGATGATTTCAAAGAAGTGGTTCAATTGTGTGACATTGAAGGATTTACCTATGAAGAAATTGCAAATATGGTTGATTGTCCAATTGGAACAGTTCGCTCGAGGCTTCATAGAGGAAGAAAAATCTTGCGTGAAAAGCTTATTGATTACGCCCAGCAACACGGTTATAAAATTAATCCGGAAGAGTGGGATTGA
- a CDS encoding zf-HC2 domain-containing protein: MDCKTAQNLISAAVDGELDPKTMNEFLQAIELCEDCKAEFLAQKETKALIQAKLKYMKAPQSLIDGIKRQIAEKANTSNQTPKDSFSKKIKEPKFSSSNKEKKQVENIIVRKYSNVDINENTSGEAILSGQYAFSNDTSFGLKNKISEWLFINPNLNNRYNTYFATGLAVTVLAMLLFAAFSRNHQAVLIDNTSVSIESTPNIYELTKQAFSQTVLHRPDLMTDEPQVIENFLTKHLRTYTPVPIVKGFLPHSVRLTAFKEINAGEITYVDEKNKNHIIVYVISSLDDHHNLLIPSEIRELISTDHRYFYSSNESGKSGIVIWQWGNAVYSATSEKENHDLTSLVRNPNW; this comes from the coding sequence GTGGATTGTAAAACAGCCCAAAATCTTATATCGGCAGCCGTTGATGGGGAACTCGACCCTAAAACTATGAATGAGTTCCTACAAGCAATAGAATTGTGCGAAGATTGCAAAGCAGAGTTTCTTGCACAAAAGGAAACGAAAGCCCTCATTCAAGCTAAGCTGAAATACATGAAGGCGCCCCAAAGTTTAATTGATGGTATTAAGCGCCAAATTGCTGAGAAAGCTAATACAAGTAATCAAACACCAAAAGATTCATTTTCAAAAAAAATCAAAGAACCCAAGTTTTCCTCATCAAACAAAGAAAAAAAGCAAGTTGAAAATATCATTGTTAGAAAGTATAGCAATGTTGATATAAATGAAAACACATCAGGTGAAGCGATTCTCTCCGGGCAATATGCGTTTTCAAACGACACATCCTTTGGCTTAAAAAATAAAATTTCAGAGTGGTTGTTTATAAATCCTAATTTGAACAATCGTTATAATACCTATTTCGCTACCGGTTTAGCAGTGACGGTTCTCGCTATGCTTTTATTCGCTGCATTTTCGCGAAACCATCAAGCAGTTCTGATAGATAATACAAGTGTTTCAATTGAATCTACACCCAATATTTATGAGTTGACCAAGCAGGCGTTTTCTCAAACGGTTCTTCATCGGCCGGATTTAATGACCGATGAGCCTCAAGTCATTGAAAATTTTTTAACGAAGCATCTTCGAACCTATACACCAGTTCCCATTGTTAAAGGGTTTCTCCCTCATAGTGTAAGGCTTACAGCGTTTAAAGAAATCAATGCAGGAGAAATCACTTATGTTGATGAAAAAAACAAAAACCACATTATCGTATATGTGATTTCCAGCTTGGATGATCATCATAATCTTTTGATACCAAGTGAAATCAGAGAATTAATCTCCACCGACCATCGATATTTTTATTCATCAAATGAATCTGGAAAGTCTGGCATAGTAATTTGGCAATGGGGGAATGCGGTCTATTCAGCTACATCTGAAAAAGAAAATCATGATTTGACAAGTCTTGTTAGAAATCCAAATTGGTAA
- a CDS encoding NADH-quinone oxidoreductase subunit I, giving the protein MQSSNPPIKRTKLSFLERLYLPAILKGMAWTFKQMFKPTFTTEYPEVKWKPPGFFRGRPVLVEREDKTGERCVACGLCARVCPPMAISMQANETDLPQERHPISFEINMLRCIYCGYCEEVCPEEAIVMSDEYDITYHHRKDAIMDKQKLVVPMEKVKDRLDFLRMFKNQVRKTEDQVSHVEVK; this is encoded by the coding sequence ATGCAGTCATCAAATCCACCCATCAAACGAACAAAGCTTTCGTTTTTAGAAAGGTTGTATCTCCCTGCCATTTTAAAAGGGATGGCTTGGACATTTAAGCAAATGTTTAAACCGACATTTACGACAGAGTATCCTGAAGTAAAATGGAAACCTCCCGGCTTTTTTAGAGGTCGTCCGGTATTGGTTGAAAGAGAGGATAAAACCGGTGAGCGTTGTGTTGCTTGTGGCTTATGCGCAAGGGTTTGTCCTCCGATGGCGATTAGTATGCAAGCCAATGAAACAGACCTACCTCAAGAAAGACATCCCATATCGTTTGAAATTAATATGCTTCGTTGCATTTATTGTGGTTATTGTGAGGAAGTTTGCCCAGAAGAAGCGATTGTTATGAGCGATGAATATGATATTACTTATCATCATCGAAAAGATGCCATTATGGATAAGCAGAAGTTGGTTGTTCCAATGGAAAAGGTTAAGGATCGGTTAGATTTTTTGAGGATGTTTAAAAATCAGGTGAGGAAAACTGAAGATCAAGTGTCTCATGTTGAGGTCAAGTAA
- a CDS encoding 3'-5' exonuclease, with translation MPQRFEFDPEQLKAIENWDQCLWVQAPVGTGKTEVLTARIIKAIEEGINPSKILSISFTNKAAKNIQRRVSERVPHSSNALVITTFHALCSSILRKESYHIGFNPEFTILDEEEIKDLLWRTAIHFGILIPTEKAHRREFQKVLLGFINSINPNFLNAEEYSEKEIESYLLKLFQSSLNFARLPKLNLNQNFFLKELYQSYNRYKSQAQALDFNDLVNYVTFLFNKNDDTISNWRDAFEWIQVDEMQDTSLKEYEVLKFLANSTKRLSLFGDPDQTIYEWRGSQPLQIKEAFQKDFEPVLNLQFIRNYRSTSTILKACSALIGYNNDSQTKEMVTDENKKGEKIKVIIGENETDEYYKIAKEIVRLNHEERVPFGSIALLVRTNFTGAMLSNKLNEVGIPHYLIDEYKFFRRLEIKDALAYLRILINPFDIQSLKRIVKELPNGIGKATLKKIQSLPREWGLRLTDFIDERTHNNPDLYAKLFENLDAGEVVILDTETTGLNPNKDEVLEVCAVRVKRSEGKILPVEHYCVLIQPENGLVEGIHGISEEEMTAKGISKLKAFQELEKFVGNSIIVGHNILFDIKMLNSEFTKTTGSSFELERCYDTLSLTRHFYKLLGYKLENLTVELNLTKRKSHRAYEDCLTTVELLEKLVEKIQKYQSERIQFLNEVKPKFLWLSNQISIWKKEMYNLRPAQLLEKIIYESGLWEFYERKRKYNQHREAIMKEEGSTESINIDESVDEVEIEINDPRVSRRLGNLKELVDIFSKYDNQNLKPVDSLIELVTLTHLGNGDERFLGIDEKVMLITAHQSKGLEFNTVFIVSSVQGEYPSWKSIKENRLSEERRLFYVAMTRAKERLYISFSKRYNEKIQEPSQFLSELPIDLLERM, from the coding sequence ATGCCTCAAAGATTTGAATTTGACCCAGAACAGTTAAAAGCTATTGAAAATTGGGATCAGTGCCTTTGGGTTCAAGCCCCTGTTGGGACCGGTAAAACAGAAGTGCTGACTGCACGAATAATAAAAGCCATAGAAGAAGGAATTAACCCTTCTAAAATATTATCAATATCATTTACGAACAAGGCTGCAAAGAATATTCAAAGGAGAGTAAGTGAACGAGTCCCGCACTCATCAAATGCGTTGGTAATCACGACGTTTCACGCACTCTGTTCTTCAATTTTAAGAAAAGAGTCGTATCACATCGGGTTTAATCCGGAGTTCACCATTCTCGATGAAGAGGAAATTAAGGATTTATTATGGCGAACAGCAATTCATTTTGGAATTCTGATCCCTACCGAAAAGGCACATCGAAGAGAATTTCAAAAAGTGTTGCTTGGGTTTATTAATTCCATTAATCCTAATTTCTTAAACGCTGAAGAATACTCTGAAAAGGAAATTGAATCATATCTCCTAAAGCTTTTCCAGTCAAGTTTGAACTTTGCAAGACTGCCGAAGCTAAACTTGAATCAGAACTTTTTTCTGAAAGAGCTTTATCAAAGTTACAATCGATACAAATCTCAAGCACAAGCACTTGACTTTAATGATTTGGTCAATTATGTGACATTCCTATTTAATAAAAATGATGATACTATTTCAAATTGGCGTGATGCTTTTGAGTGGATTCAAGTTGATGAAATGCAGGACACCTCACTCAAGGAGTATGAGGTTCTAAAGTTCTTGGCGAATTCTACAAAAAGATTGTCGCTGTTTGGGGATCCAGATCAAACCATTTATGAATGGAGAGGCTCACAACCCCTTCAAATTAAAGAAGCGTTTCAAAAGGATTTTGAACCGGTTCTTAATCTTCAATTTATTCGAAACTACCGTTCTACATCGACGATTCTTAAAGCCTGCTCAGCATTGATTGGGTATAATAATGATTCTCAAACCAAGGAAATGGTTACTGATGAAAATAAAAAGGGAGAAAAGATTAAAGTCATTATTGGGGAAAACGAAACAGATGAGTATTACAAAATAGCCAAAGAAATTGTTCGATTGAATCATGAAGAAAGGGTTCCCTTCGGCAGTATTGCTTTACTTGTAAGAACAAATTTTACCGGGGCGATGCTGTCGAATAAATTAAATGAAGTAGGAATTCCTCATTATCTAATTGATGAGTATAAGTTTTTTCGACGTCTTGAAATCAAAGATGCCTTAGCATATTTAAGAATCCTCATAAACCCATTTGATATTCAAAGTCTGAAAAGAATTGTTAAGGAACTTCCCAATGGAATTGGAAAGGCAACACTCAAAAAGATTCAGTCTTTGCCAAGAGAGTGGGGGCTTCGGTTAACTGATTTTATTGATGAAAGAACCCACAACAATCCAGACCTCTATGCCAAGCTCTTTGAAAATTTAGACGCCGGTGAGGTGGTAATACTTGATACTGAAACAACCGGATTGAATCCAAATAAAGACGAAGTTTTGGAGGTGTGTGCAGTTCGGGTAAAAAGAAGTGAAGGAAAAATTCTACCCGTAGAGCATTATTGTGTGCTCATACAACCTGAAAATGGTTTAGTTGAGGGAATCCACGGTATAAGTGAGGAAGAGATGACTGCTAAGGGAATTTCTAAATTGAAAGCCTTCCAAGAATTAGAGAAATTTGTGGGCAACTCAATAATTGTTGGGCATAACATCCTGTTTGATATTAAAATGCTTAATTCAGAATTTACTAAGACAACAGGATCTTCATTTGAACTTGAGCGGTGCTATGACACACTTTCACTAACAAGACATTTTTATAAACTGCTTGGTTATAAACTTGAAAATCTTACTGTTGAATTAAACCTTACGAAGCGAAAATCTCATAGAGCATACGAAGATTGCCTAACCACGGTTGAACTATTAGAAAAGTTGGTAGAGAAAATTCAAAAATATCAATCAGAGCGAATTCAGTTTTTGAATGAGGTGAAACCAAAATTTTTATGGCTGTCGAACCAAATCAGCATTTGGAAAAAGGAAATGTATAATCTTCGACCCGCCCAATTGCTTGAAAAAATTATTTATGAATCAGGACTGTGGGAATTCTACGAAAGAAAACGAAAATACAATCAGCATCGAGAGGCGATAATGAAAGAGGAAGGATCTACAGAATCTATAAATATTGATGAAAGTGTGGATGAAGTTGAAATTGAGATAAATGACCCAAGAGTATCTCGAAGACTTGGTAACCTCAAAGAACTTGTTGATATCTTCTCAAAATACGACAATCAAAATCTCAAACCGGTTGATTCTTTAATTGAATTGGTTACGCTTACACACTTGGGCAATGGTGATGAACGCTTTTTAGGTATTGATGAAAAAGTGATGTTGATTACCGCGCATCAATCGAAGGGCTTAGAGTTTAATACAGTTTTTATCGTTTCATCTGTTCAAGGGGAATATCCATCTTGGAAGAGTATCAAAGAAAATAGGTTAAGTGAGGAAAGAAGATTGTTTTATGTTGCGATGACAAGAGCGAAAGAACGCTTATATATTTCGTTTTCAAAACGATACAATGAAAAAATTCAAGAACCCTCACAATTTCTAAGTGAACTACCTATTGACCTATTAGAACGGATGTAA